In the genome of Paenibacillus pabuli, one region contains:
- a CDS encoding glycoside hydrolase family 88 protein, translating into MLAAIGEKSPHVAGANGIYDDMRIDWWTSGFWPGMLWIVYDMTGDEKYKEAAWNWDERLSKRFLENNYFDHDVGFHFLPTAVIKYKLTGDADAARRALFAANFLAGRFNIKGSFIRAWNGDMLGWSIIDTMMNLSLLFWASEESGDPRFSHIAKAHADMVMKQFVREDGSVHHIIRFDSETGERVEAIGGQGAAPDSAWSRGAAWALYGLTNTYRYTEDTSYLDAAKRVANFFISSLPEDSVPHWDFRAEPEEGEEIPRDSSSGAIAASGLLELADVLPDPEGRLYAAVAKRILSSLRDHYGTWDLPEHEGMLLEGTGHKPAGQNVNVSLIYGDYFYVEASAKLNGWKHRIF; encoded by the coding sequence ATGCTTGCAGCCATAGGTGAAAAGTCTCCGCATGTTGCTGGAGCCAATGGCATCTATGACGACATGAGAATCGATTGGTGGACCTCGGGATTCTGGCCGGGCATGTTATGGATTGTGTACGATATGACGGGTGATGAGAAATATAAAGAGGCTGCATGGAATTGGGATGAGCGGCTATCGAAACGTTTTCTCGAAAACAACTACTTTGATCACGACGTGGGATTTCATTTCCTGCCCACGGCTGTGATCAAATACAAGCTCACCGGAGATGCTGATGCGGCTAGACGTGCCTTATTTGCCGCCAACTTCCTGGCTGGGCGCTTCAATATCAAAGGCAGCTTCATTCGGGCTTGGAATGGAGATATGCTGGGCTGGTCGATCATCGATACCATGATGAACCTGTCCTTACTGTTCTGGGCATCTGAGGAGAGTGGAGACCCGCGTTTCAGCCATATCGCCAAAGCGCATGCGGATATGGTCATGAAGCAATTTGTCAGGGAAGATGGCTCGGTGCATCATATCATTCGTTTTGATTCCGAGACAGGTGAACGTGTAGAAGCGATAGGGGGTCAGGGAGCTGCGCCGGATTCGGCATGGAGTCGTGGAGCTGCTTGGGCTTTATATGGACTAACGAATACGTATCGTTATACAGAGGACACGTCATACCTTGATGCTGCAAAGCGCGTGGCAAACTTCTTCATTTCAAGCTTGCCTGAGGATAGCGTTCCGCATTGGGATTTCCGTGCTGAGCCGGAAGAAGGAGAAGAGATTCCACGGGACAGCTCTTCTGGTGCCATTGCTGCTTCCGGATTGCTCGAGCTTGCAGATGTACTTCCTGATCCAGAGGGCAGACTCTATGCTGCTGTTGCCAAACGTATCCTGAGTTCCCTGCGGGATCATTATGGAACTTGGGATCTTCCTGAGCACGAAGGTATGCTACTGGAGGGAACCGGTCACAAACCGGCAGGTCAGAACGTAAACGTCTCACTCATTTACGGTGACTATTTCTACGTCGAGGCGAGTGCCAAATTAAACGGATGGAAGCATCGCATTTTTTAA
- a CDS encoding carbohydrate ABC transporter permease: MIKESGWFDRIFTIFNYTFLILLVIVTLYPLLYVLFASLSDSAQLLANKGLLWKPVGFSLEAYKSVLANPGIATGFRNTLFILVFGVIVNLFMTALGAYVLSRKNVMWNKVFMFFIVFTMFFGGGLIPLYLVVKGVGLLDTLWSTILPFAISTFNLIIMRTSFMGIPDSLEESAKIDGANHFTILFRIIIPLSMPVIAVMILYYAVDKWNGWFYASVFIKSRELFPLQLVLREILIANSTESMSAGASAGDRFQIGETIKYATIMVATIPILCIYPFLQRFFVKGVMVGSLKG, encoded by the coding sequence TTGATTAAGGAAAGCGGTTGGTTTGACCGGATCTTTACAATCTTCAATTATACATTTCTAATCCTGCTTGTCATTGTCACATTGTATCCGCTGCTCTACGTGTTATTTGCGTCCTTAAGTGATTCGGCGCAGCTGTTAGCAAACAAAGGTCTCCTGTGGAAGCCGGTCGGCTTTAGTCTGGAAGCATACAAGAGCGTACTTGCCAATCCAGGTATAGCCACAGGTTTCCGCAATACATTGTTTATTCTTGTGTTTGGCGTTATCGTCAACCTGTTCATGACTGCGCTTGGTGCATATGTGCTATCCCGTAAAAACGTGATGTGGAACAAGGTGTTCATGTTCTTTATCGTGTTCACGATGTTCTTTGGCGGCGGGTTAATTCCGCTGTATCTGGTTGTCAAAGGCGTTGGCCTGTTAGACACACTGTGGTCGACCATTCTGCCTTTTGCCATCAGCACGTTTAACCTGATCATCATGCGAACGTCATTTATGGGCATTCCGGACAGCCTGGAGGAATCGGCCAAGATTGATGGAGCGAATCACTTCACCATTTTGTTCCGCATCATTATCCCGTTGTCCATGCCAGTCATTGCCGTGATGATTCTGTATTACGCGGTAGATAAATGGAACGGATGGTTCTATGCATCAGTGTTTATCAAAAGCCGAGAGCTGTTCCCGCTGCAATTGGTGCTGCGTGAGATTCTGATTGCCAATTCCACGGAGAGCATGTCAGCTGGTGCATCGGCCGGGGATCGCTTCCAGATCGGGGAAACCATCAAGTATGCAACGATTATGGTAGCGACGATACCAATCCTGTGCATCTATCCGTTTTTGCAGCGCTTTTTCGTAAAAGGTGTCATGGTTGGTTCATTGAAAGGTTAA
- a CDS encoding extracellular solute-binding protein, with amino-acid sequence MKRKVLSTSLMILLLGTTILGCSSGDSKTGDADKGTPSGSTEATTYPIQTDKTLTYWGEINGNLIGVKNSHSEIPFFQKWQEKTGVPLKFTAPPTGQVRESFNVMLASGDLPDMLEYNFIGDFPGGPEKAINDGYILKLNDLIDQYAPNLKKYLQDNPDIDKMVKTDSGSYYVFPFIRGDEYLRVFQGPIIRKDWLDELGLPVPETIDEWTTTLRAFKEKKGAAAPFSVVSKPRFFNDSGNGAFLGAFGVNRGFYQEDGQIKFGPAEEGFKEYLTLFQEWYKEGLIDKNISTADTKSVDGNLASGATGASVGNAGGGIGKWQPLVEANDPDAVLVAAPYPVLNKGDIPKFGQLNQGYASEGTVAITTAAKDPELAVRMLDYGYSEEGHMFFNFGEEGVSYNMEGDYPKFTDLLLKNPDKLAPAQAISLYARSSYNGPFVQDKRYAEQFFALQTQRDAIDIWKNTQAAKYNLPSITPTPEESSEYATIMNDINTLVDEMTIKIILGNESVDQFESYVAKMKSLHLDRAIEIQTAALERYNNR; translated from the coding sequence ATGAAAAGAAAAGTGTTATCTACGAGTTTGATGATCCTGTTATTAGGTACAACGATCCTGGGGTGTTCGTCCGGAGACAGTAAAACGGGCGATGCTGATAAAGGGACACCAAGCGGATCAACGGAAGCAACCACCTATCCGATTCAAACGGATAAGACGCTTACGTACTGGGGTGAAATTAATGGAAACTTGATCGGGGTCAAAAATTCGCACAGCGAAATTCCATTCTTTCAAAAATGGCAGGAAAAAACCGGCGTGCCACTCAAATTCACGGCACCACCGACAGGTCAGGTCAGAGAATCCTTTAACGTGATGCTGGCATCCGGGGATTTGCCGGACATGTTGGAGTACAATTTCATCGGAGATTTCCCCGGTGGACCGGAGAAAGCCATCAATGATGGTTATATCCTCAAGCTGAACGATCTGATTGACCAGTATGCTCCGAATCTGAAGAAATACCTGCAGGACAATCCGGACATCGACAAGATGGTCAAAACGGACAGTGGCAGCTACTATGTATTCCCGTTCATTCGGGGAGATGAGTATCTTCGTGTCTTCCAGGGACCCATCATTCGTAAGGATTGGCTGGATGAGCTGGGACTGCCAGTTCCGGAAACGATTGATGAGTGGACAACAACCCTGAGAGCTTTTAAAGAGAAAAAAGGCGCTGCCGCTCCATTCTCTGTTGTAAGTAAGCCACGATTCTTTAACGATTCCGGTAATGGTGCTTTCCTTGGCGCCTTCGGTGTAAACCGCGGATTCTATCAGGAAGACGGACAGATCAAATTTGGTCCTGCGGAAGAAGGCTTCAAAGAATACTTGACGTTATTCCAGGAATGGTACAAAGAAGGTTTGATTGATAAAAACATCTCGACAGCGGATACCAAATCCGTTGACGGCAACCTCGCTTCGGGTGCTACTGGCGCAAGTGTAGGTAACGCCGGCGGAGGTATTGGCAAATGGCAGCCGCTTGTAGAGGCCAATGATCCGGATGCCGTCCTGGTCGCTGCACCATATCCGGTGCTTAACAAAGGTGATATTCCGAAATTCGGCCAGCTTAATCAGGGCTATGCCTCGGAAGGCACGGTTGCCATCACGACGGCAGCCAAGGACCCGGAACTTGCCGTTCGCATGCTGGATTACGGCTACAGTGAGGAAGGGCATATGTTCTTCAACTTCGGTGAAGAAGGTGTCAGCTATAACATGGAAGGCGATTATCCGAAATTCACGGACTTGTTGCTGAAGAATCCGGATAAACTTGCTCCTGCACAAGCGATTTCACTATATGCCCGCAGCAGCTATAACGGTCCATTCGTTCAAGATAAACGTTATGCCGAGCAGTTCTTTGCTTTGCAGACCCAGCGCGATGCAATTGATATATGGAAGAATACACAGGCCGCAAAATATAATCTGCCTTCAATCACACCTACACCTGAAGAGAGCTCCGAATACGCGACCATCATGAATGATATCAATACGCTCGTCGATGAGATGACCATCAAGATCATTCTGGGCAACGAATCGGTGGATCAATTCGAGAGCTATGTCGCGAAAATGAAATCGTTACATCTGGATCGGGCAATTGAAATCCAAACAGCAGCGCTCGAACGCTACAACAACCGGTAA
- a CDS encoding helix-turn-helix domain-containing protein, with the protein MTWLVSYSAVLIVPILISLVIYMQANETLKSEIHRANDSLLKQMRYTIDTQVDLMKRLNMEMTWSPNLQTLMYSNQPAKEAPYTAYQLVKELRLYKTSYASIDEFYVVWKKDQSILRSGNIRDMQTAFHTLHNTGAMSFEAWRDQILGAETNQFVILPHQNAAPAQSSIAYITRLPDDLNGQETGTVVVMADTRRFQEAIESISGFSDATLLILNQNNEILMSNRPGSEELKPFMDGNQVQLDNAKVGKSEMFYMDSAVSDLKYALIIPSSLYWEKAVYVRNFTYISIVVSLISAGVLTWFFMRRNYSPIQQLVESLKDKNSQNEPADRNELRFIQKVIMNTRSEKNEIAQQLQKHQQVLRSNMINRLLKGKQDTLVPYEDAFRSFHMPLYSNEFAVILFVIENEENLYGKLPGIDINERNKLIHLIISNVVEELASERQHVGYVAEVDDMMVCLVNMKADSSDWNQDLHHIAAEAQRFLERYDMELTISISGRHTSWIGIAEAYQEAVDAMEYKMVLGKKGIITYGDVRSDAMADDPFGYYYPLQVEQQLLNFIKAGDTDQASAYMNEITERNFDKPIMSLTLARCLIFNLVGTMIKAINDLGDRDNHTLTQYPHRIEDIIAGDTIQEMQEALQNLLEEVCSYAADKRATNVSQEREDSLRHLSTQVTQYIESNYTDVNLNVNAIGEHFELKGSYLSKLFKNQTGEGLLDCIHKCRIRQAKEMMEHKQESITEISRLVGYNDAATFIRVFKKYEGITPGKYKEIS; encoded by the coding sequence GTGACCTGGCTTGTCTCTTACAGTGCTGTTTTGATTGTGCCGATTCTGATCAGTTTGGTTATTTACATGCAAGCAAATGAGACATTGAAGAGTGAAATACATCGGGCCAACGATTCTTTATTGAAGCAGATGCGATATACGATCGATACACAAGTTGATCTAATGAAGCGGTTAAACATGGAGATGACGTGGAGTCCGAATCTGCAAACATTGATGTACTCCAATCAGCCTGCCAAAGAGGCGCCGTACACGGCTTACCAACTGGTGAAGGAGCTCCGTCTCTACAAAACTTCATACGCATCCATCGATGAATTCTACGTCGTGTGGAAAAAAGACCAATCCATTCTCCGTTCAGGCAATATCCGGGATATGCAAACGGCATTTCATACCCTACATAATACAGGTGCAATGTCTTTCGAAGCGTGGCGGGACCAGATCCTGGGTGCAGAGACGAATCAATTCGTCATTCTGCCGCATCAGAATGCAGCTCCGGCGCAGTCTTCCATTGCGTACATTACACGTTTGCCTGATGATTTGAATGGTCAGGAGACCGGTACGGTAGTGGTCATGGCGGATACACGAAGATTCCAGGAAGCAATTGAGAGCATTTCGGGTTTTAGTGATGCCACGCTGCTAATTCTGAACCAGAATAACGAGATTCTGATGAGCAATCGTCCCGGATCGGAGGAATTAAAGCCATTCATGGATGGCAATCAGGTTCAGTTGGATAACGCGAAGGTAGGCAAGTCAGAGATGTTTTACATGGACTCCGCGGTATCCGATCTGAAGTACGCATTGATTATTCCCAGCAGTCTGTATTGGGAAAAGGCAGTTTATGTCCGTAATTTTACGTATATCAGCATCGTAGTGAGTCTCATAAGTGCGGGTGTATTGACCTGGTTCTTCATGCGCCGGAATTACTCCCCAATCCAACAGCTCGTGGAATCACTAAAAGATAAAAATAGTCAGAATGAACCTGCTGATCGGAATGAACTTCGGTTTATTCAGAAGGTCATCATGAACACACGTTCAGAGAAGAATGAGATTGCCCAGCAGTTGCAGAAACATCAGCAGGTGCTGCGCTCCAATATGATTAATCGGCTTCTGAAAGGCAAACAGGATACGCTTGTGCCTTATGAAGATGCATTCCGTTCCTTCCATATGCCGCTGTATTCAAATGAATTTGCTGTGATCCTATTCGTAATCGAAAATGAAGAAAATCTCTATGGAAAGCTGCCAGGGATTGATATCAACGAACGAAACAAATTGATCCATCTTATCATTTCCAATGTGGTTGAAGAACTGGCTTCAGAGCGTCAGCACGTCGGATATGTAGCGGAAGTTGATGATATGATGGTTTGCCTTGTAAATATGAAAGCGGATTCTTCGGATTGGAACCAGGATCTTCATCACATCGCGGCAGAAGCGCAGCGCTTCCTGGAGCGCTATGATATGGAACTGACGATCTCCATCAGTGGCCGCCATACGTCGTGGATTGGTATCGCCGAAGCGTACCAGGAAGCTGTGGACGCGATGGAATACAAAATGGTGCTTGGCAAGAAAGGCATTATTACCTATGGGGATGTCCGCAGCGATGCGATGGCAGATGACCCGTTTGGCTACTACTATCCGCTTCAGGTGGAACAGCAGCTTCTTAATTTCATCAAAGCGGGAGATACCGACCAAGCCAGCGCTTATATGAACGAGATTACAGAGCGAAATTTTGATAAACCGATTATGTCGCTCACACTTGCCCGTTGCCTGATTTTCAACCTGGTAGGTACAATGATCAAGGCCATTAATGATCTGGGGGACAGGGATAACCATACGCTAACCCAATACCCGCATCGGATTGAGGATATTATTGCCGGGGATACCATCCAGGAGATGCAGGAGGCTTTGCAGAACTTGCTTGAGGAGGTATGTTCCTATGCCGCTGACAAGCGCGCAACGAATGTATCACAAGAACGTGAGGATTCCCTGCGGCATCTCAGTACTCAAGTCACACAGTATATTGAGAGTAACTATACAGACGTGAATTTGAACGTCAACGCCATTGGTGAGCATTTTGAGCTGAAGGGCAGTTATTTGTCCAAACTCTTCAAGAATCAGACTGGTGAGGGTCTGCTGGACTGCATTCATAAGTGCCGTATCCGACAGGCTAAAGAAATGATGGAGCATAAACAGGAATCCATTACCGAAATATCCCGATTGGTCGGGTATAACGATGCGGCAACCTTCATCCGGGTATTCAAGAAATACGAAGGCATTACGCCCGGTAAATATAAAGAAATCAGTTGA
- a CDS encoding ABC transporter permease, translating to MSNRQSFRSRFVRDFMMNKYLYIMMIPVIGYYLIFHYGPMYGAIIAFKDYSPMKGILGSDWVGLKHFEEFFNSYYFLRVLKNTLLISLYTLLFEFPAPIILALLINEVRKRTFKRVVQTITYMPYFISLVVICGIITDFTNADGLINRLIMMLGYDGQAMLQKPELFRPIYVLSEIWQRIGWESIIYIAALMSIDLEQYEAAKIDGASRLKQMFHITLPGLLPIITIMFILRMGNMLNVGFEKIILLYNPVTYETADVISSFVYRKGLLEFGWSFSSAVGLFNSVINLVLLISANYISRRVSQNSLW from the coding sequence ATGAGCAATCGTCAATCCTTTAGAAGCCGGTTCGTGCGGGACTTCATGATGAATAAGTATTTATACATCATGATGATTCCTGTGATTGGATATTATTTAATATTTCATTACGGTCCGATGTACGGCGCAATTATTGCCTTTAAAGATTATTCTCCGATGAAGGGCATTTTGGGGAGTGATTGGGTTGGGCTGAAGCACTTTGAAGAGTTTTTCAACAGTTATTATTTCTTGCGTGTTCTGAAGAACACCCTTCTTATCAGTTTATATACGCTGCTCTTTGAATTTCCTGCACCGATTATTCTGGCGCTGCTCATCAATGAAGTTCGCAAGCGTACGTTCAAGCGGGTCGTTCAGACGATAACGTATATGCCTTATTTCATCTCTCTCGTCGTCATATGTGGTATTATTACGGACTTCACAAACGCGGATGGTTTAATCAACCGCCTGATCATGATGCTTGGATATGACGGTCAGGCGATGCTGCAGAAGCCCGAGCTGTTCCGTCCAATCTATGTCCTGTCTGAAATATGGCAGCGAATCGGTTGGGAATCCATTATCTATATTGCTGCGTTGATGAGCATCGACCTGGAGCAGTATGAAGCGGCGAAGATCGACGGAGCGAGCCGTCTCAAGCAAATGTTCCACATTACACTGCCCGGATTGCTGCCCATTATTACGATCATGTTCATTCTCCGGATGGGTAATATGCTGAATGTTGGGTTTGAGAAAATCATTCTCCTTTATAATCCAGTGACCTATGAAACAGCTGACGTCATTTCCTCCTTCGTATATCGAAAGGGATTGCTGGAGTTCGGATGGAGTTTCAGCTCGGCAGTCGGCCTATTCAACTCGGTGATCAATCTCGTTCTTCTGATTTCGGCGAACTATATCAGCCGCAGAGTGAGTCAAAACAGCTTATGGTGA
- a CDS encoding extracellular solute-binding protein, whose amino-acid sequence MNVLRKLPSITKVTGFILLLGMLTACDQNGTDSDAKLDERSGSSEYQTVSIAAPNDDGRLTYWAELNGNAASIKSSFNEVPFFQEWQKRTGVNLQFIRPPANQAKEAINVLLTSGELPDMIEYEWSNYPGGPEKAIKDGYILRLNDVMDQYAPHLKQYLTEHPDIDMQIRTASGSYYAFPFIQGDDKLRTYQGPIIRKDWLDELGLDVPTTIDEWHTVLQAFKDKKGADAPLTFLGVPNPLFGIEGGGFIGAFGIKKGFFVEDGQIKFGAQEPEYKAFLALFREWYAEGLIDRNLAAVDSETQDTNVTTGRSGASIWNAGAGIGTWLPILQETDPQAQLVPAPYPVMNKGDRPKFGQLAPAIGSSGVAISSKSRHVEEAARMLDYGYGPEGHLLFNFGIEGVSFEMKDGYPTYTETILKNPDKWSPAQALAMYTRASYFGPFVQDTRYMEQYYILPEQKEAVKLWSNTDAVLHQVPTLPKTEKESTEMSVIMQEVNKVVDEMSLKIIFGMEPVDAFDTYVEQIKSLQIDRAIEIQQQALERYNRAVPSK is encoded by the coding sequence ATGAACGTATTGAGGAAGTTGCCATCCATAACAAAAGTAACAGGATTCATCCTGCTGCTTGGCATGCTGACTGCTTGCGATCAGAACGGGACAGATTCGGATGCCAAGCTGGATGAACGTTCCGGCTCATCAGAGTACCAGACCGTCTCCATCGCTGCACCCAATGACGATGGAAGATTAACCTACTGGGCAGAATTGAATGGTAATGCAGCAAGTATCAAGTCCAGCTTCAATGAGGTTCCTTTTTTTCAGGAATGGCAGAAGAGAACCGGAGTCAATCTCCAATTCATCCGGCCTCCCGCCAATCAGGCCAAAGAAGCGATTAATGTGCTGCTAACGTCCGGAGAGCTGCCGGATATGATTGAATACGAGTGGAGCAATTACCCCGGTGGGCCGGAGAAAGCGATCAAAGATGGATACATTCTGCGATTAAACGATGTTATGGATCAATACGCACCTCATCTGAAGCAGTACCTGACTGAGCATCCGGACATTGATATGCAGATTCGTACAGCCAGCGGAAGTTATTACGCGTTTCCTTTTATCCAGGGCGATGATAAGCTGCGAACCTATCAAGGGCCGATTATCCGAAAGGATTGGCTGGATGAGCTTGGACTTGATGTACCAACTACGATCGATGAATGGCATACGGTGCTTCAGGCTTTTAAGGACAAAAAGGGAGCTGATGCCCCGCTTACTTTCCTTGGTGTTCCGAATCCGTTGTTTGGTATCGAAGGTGGCGGTTTTATTGGCGCTTTTGGCATTAAAAAGGGGTTCTTCGTGGAAGACGGCCAAATTAAGTTTGGGGCACAAGAGCCTGAATATAAGGCGTTTCTAGCCTTGTTTCGTGAATGGTATGCGGAAGGACTGATTGATAGGAATCTGGCTGCCGTCGATTCGGAGACTCAGGATACCAACGTGACAACAGGACGCAGCGGCGCGAGTATCTGGAATGCTGGAGCGGGTATTGGGACATGGTTACCCATTTTGCAGGAGACGGATCCCCAAGCACAACTTGTACCAGCGCCATATCCTGTGATGAACAAAGGAGATCGCCCGAAATTCGGTCAACTTGCTCCCGCTATCGGTTCTAGTGGAGTCGCCATATCCAGCAAGAGCCGTCATGTGGAAGAAGCAGCACGGATGCTCGATTACGGATATGGGCCTGAGGGGCATTTGCTGTTTAACTTTGGGATCGAAGGTGTCAGTTTTGAGATGAAAGACGGGTATCCGACGTATACCGAGACTATTTTGAAAAACCCTGATAAGTGGTCACCGGCACAAGCGCTTGCGATGTACACCAGAGCAAGTTATTTTGGTCCATTTGTGCAGGATACGCGCTATATGGAACAATATTATATTTTGCCGGAACAGAAAGAGGCGGTGAAGCTATGGTCCAACACGGATGCTGTGCTCCACCAGGTACCGACACTTCCCAAAACCGAGAAAGAAAGCACCGAGATGTCAGTTATCATGCAGGAAGTGAACAAGGTTGTGGATGAGATGTCGCTTAAAATCATTTTTGGCATGGAGCCGGTGGATGCTTTTGATACGTACGTCGAGCAAATCAAGTCATTACAGATTGATCGTGCGATTGAGATTCAGCAGCAGGCTTTAGAACGGTATAATCGTGCCGTTCCCTCTAAATAA